The Anopheles gambiae chromosome 2, idAnoGambNW_F1_1, whole genome shotgun sequence genomic sequence AAGTAGATTAATTGTaccttttgttttgatgcaaTAGTCAcccgttatatttttaatcattGTTTCTTCACAAAATTCAACGGAGGGGATGATTCCTTTCTTGATGAGATTTTTGTTCGATCCTGAGTCTATTAACAATTTTACTTCCTTTTTTGAAACACTATTCTCACACAGGATATAAGGAAGATAGTCTACTTTGGAGGATGTTTTGTACTTGCCTCCCAAAAATTTACtaaaattttattgctttcgcCCTCGTCGTTTTGTTTGCAGTCAAATGTTTCATTGTTATTGAATTCATTTCTGTTTATCGTTAACCTGGTTTTAGTAGTCGATGTATCCATGCCGTTTGGTGAACGAACTTGAAAAAATGATTTAGATGTTTGAGGTTGTGAGGGGTCGGTGCTATTATAATCATATGATCTTGTGCCATTTTTATTATAACTTTCCTGCACTCTGTTTGCATTCCCATTATTGCCTGAACTCTGTTGGCGATAAGTGCGCTTATGTTCCATGGGAAAAGATTCAAATTTGCAAAGAAAAGCATACGTGCTTTCCAGATCGAGTAGTTGAGCTGCTTGAACATAACCATAAAATGAATCGTTTAGTCCCGCGACAAATGCAGCCAGGCTTGTTTCGTCGATAAATTCGTTAATGGCGTCCCAACTGTATTTGTACTtctcattttgtttagcaataACTTTGACTTTTTGTATAAGTTCCTTAGTATGGGTGTAGTATTCCGAAATGCGTCTACTTCCCATTTTATTAAGCCATAGTTTACTCATATAGAAAGACAAATCTTTCCGATCACCTAGAGATTTTATCAGAATGTTCTTTACTTCTTCGAAGTTTTGTGGATTTCCCTCAGCGCTAATAATGTCTCTTGCCTTtcctattattttattttttgctgcatCGACATAAACTTTGTATAGAAGAGGATCAATACGATCTTTAAACAAATTCAGTGCATTTTCAACCGTTTGTATCCaagaaaacaattgttttttatttccatcAAAACTAGGAATAATTTTGATCGGATCCGGTATGCGATAAAACGCTTCAAGGGTTTGTGCTTGCTCTAACCGGTTTTGCATCACTCTAGCTGCATCACTTTGCTGCTGTGAAGCAACGACATTATTTAGTGCCGTCGACAGCTGCAaaatttgcttttgcaaagaTTCTATAGCCGTATCACCCATACTATTTCCCTGCGGGTTATTCGGGTCACTAACACTAGGCTCCATTGTACTTATGCACAAATTCTCTAAAGGGATCGCGATTGGTATAGAAATGTGTGCGAGATCGCCAGATTCTACGGATTCAGATTCTTGTTCCGAATCGGAAGCGATATTATTCGGATTTCTCCACATAAAACTAATTAGAGCTACGTCTATTTAATAGTGCGTCTCTATTTTCAATAATAAGCGCCTCTAGAGCAACTCGTTTATGAAATCGTATAGACCTATTTGATAGTATCTACGAGGCACgcagcaaaagtttttttttctctattacGATACACGCATATGTGTGCGTAGCACGAAGAGATTAAAACCGAAATTTTGCTTACCTGCGATGCGTGCGGACACGCTTGAATCCTAACCTCAATTCTCAGCTATTCTAATAGAGAAAAGAAGCTGGTTCTATTTTGTAGGAATGTTGGAAACGGCGTTGTCACAAGTCTTCCGTGTTGTAAACGTTACACGGAGATGAAAATGTACCTCTATCTAATAGTAGGCACAAATCCGGACACACTGTGTAAGCTTTATTAATCACCTACTAGCACTGTTTGTTTTCTAACAATTCATCCTACCGGCTGCGCCAATTGCAAGTCGAGCGGAGTGAGTTTGAGATAACCTCTTTATTATACCGATCAAAACCGAATGTCGATCCCCAAATCCGATGTcgttggtgatggtgatgtagAATGCGGTTACAGGGTTACGCGGAATGCAGGGTTACGCATACGTAATTCTACATTAATCGATTATAAACGGTTTATTGGCAACAGTTGATTTACcgatcaatgaaaacaaataattataatcCTTAACTAGTAAAAACatatataatattttaatattgatGAAATATATTGGTAATATAATAATGAGAGGCTTTACTCTGGTAAATTTAGGGTTCAGAGGTGAAAATAAagtatttaataaaaacaacatttgtAGAGTTGGAATGCTGGTACAAATCTCGATATGATGCCGGGCTTTTCTGCAGCAAACCATGGTCTTGGCCAAAGTGGGCAAGTTGCACGTAAGAAGGTATTAGTATGTTATAAATATACCATTTGTGACAACGCTGCTTCCGAAAACTTTTTGAAGTGATATCATGTAACAAGCTAACACGAAAAAACATAGAGCTTTCAAAGATATATCATATAAGATCAACAACAATGCATGTAACCACGCATGAATTGTAATAAACTCAGTTGATTTTGCAACGCATGTAAAATGCTAACTTTTTTAATAGAACACATAGGGCAAAAGTTATTGAAGTAACAGAAATGGTACACGTTGGTACAGTAGCACGTTGAAAGTATGTAATTCTAGGGATAATTTCAACGGTAAATAATTTTGTGAACATATTATCCTGTATCACATGGTTATTAATTCCATGGATGAACTTATTGCACCCCTGTTTGCATTGtagttattattttgtatGGTCACCTTGAAACCATAGGCAGGGTCATTCGCCAATTGTTGCACACGACCAAATTATTGCTCAATATTGCACCAGAGCAAAAACTATACCGGTTTGATACTATTTAATGAAAATGGTATCAAGCTACCGACTAATTTCCTTCGATTGCGAAATATGAAACTATAGAATTTCAAGGCTGTGACGGTTTTGCGCATTATTTGCGCACTACGTGGTAGGTaggaaattaatttataatttacaaTATTTAGCCAATGgctaaatgtttttttacattattatcGATAATGTAACATAATAAAACCACTtttcaaaaaaagaaagagctgATACATTTCATATCTTAAAGTGTGCAACTAATACATTTAATAACAAAGTGTGCGGTAGATCGattaacagaaacaaaaaaaaaaacagattattCTTACCGTGTCTGCATGTTCAGCGTCCTCCGACGCATCGTTCATAAACGACAAAGCCTCCCAGGCTGGCCATCGCGGGCGATAAACTTCGGCGTAGGCTAAAATAGTCAACAGGTTAGTTGTAGCCTTTTAGcttgaataaacaaaaaaaaaaaaacaatttacctGACCCGGTCTGCATGCTCTGGCGCACTTTGGATCGGTATGACCGATATTTGGCCAGCATGTTGTGCCACATTTTTTTGGCCTCTGCCATGGTCAACCGAACTCTTCTGCGACACACATCCATGCATCATTTTGACGGTCTCGGTTTTTGTAACGCGGAGATTTTTTATTGTAGATGATGTTCTGTTTTTCCACCGCATTAGCCATCCGCAAGCAGAGCTCCAGGTCCTAGAATAGtagttaaaataattgaatagTAGTTAATGAGACGTACGGTGTTTTAATTGTAACACATAATAAGGATAATAACTAAAGAAAACCGGCATAGAAAATGAGATGGTTGGATTTTTGGAGGAACACGATCCAATAGACACAGGTGCAGGAACaaaggaaaaattaaaaaaaaaccggtttaGTAATGAGTTTACAAGAGGCAAGTTGGCAAGAGGCAAGAGGCAAGATAAGTGTGGCCCTGGGGTAAATTCTTAAACCATGTAAGCACCACTACTACGAGCAACGGCAGTTGCAGCGATCTAGTTTTAACCTCATTCAATATAGTCACTCAGCCGTTGTTAATTAAGTACACCCATACTCACCTCTCGCATATATTTACGCGTTTCCCGTTCTGATCCCGAAGCCAGTCCTGCTCCCGATGCCAGGCCTGATCCCGAAGCCCGTCCTGCTCCCGATGCCGGTCCTGATCCCGATGCCCGTCCTGAAATCTGTGCCAGTCCTGATACCGGTGCCAATCCTGCTCCCGATGCCAATCCTGCTCCCGATGCCAAGCCTGATCCCGATGCCAACCCTATTCCCGAAGCCCGTCCTGATACCGGTGCCTTTCCTGATGCCAGAGCCCGTCCTGATACCGGTGCCTTTCCTGATGCCAGAGCCCGTCCTGATACCGGTGCCAGTACTGATACCGGTACCCGTCCTGATATCGGTGCCAGTACTGATATCGTTGCTAGTCCAGGTCCCGATTGCTGTACCGATTTCGATCGCTGTCCTGACGCCGTTCCCGGTCCTGATCCGTTCTGatttacattcatttttttaaatgttttgtttggttctgctaaaataatatacatgaatgtttatttaatattaacaCGGAAAATAAGTAATAATTAATACCGTACTTTTACAATGCCGGCTttatgcttgttttgttttattttgttttgttgtgataaTGCTCTTCCTTTTCCTGTTGACACCTACAATGCTGTCATTTTAAGTTTTCGGGTTGCTGTCAAAAAGATTTCGGATGAGATTTCAGCTCTCAAAGCTGAAATCTTTTTGACGTAAAGTTTTCGCCtgccccccaccccccccccccccccccccacctttTGACCGAAAACTTTTTGACATTTCGATTTATGTAGCGAGGCCTTAAAGAAAAAATGCGGCTTAACAATAATACCATTCATGCAACTGGTGGTAGGCCGTGCCGCCTTAAGCCTCTGAATGAGTTGGAAGAGAGAGTTTCAAACCTCACCTACCTTAATTCAACAATAGTGGACAATACGAGCAAATCACATGGCTACCATCCACCGCCAGCAGAGATAAATAATAACCAGAGCACCACCAATCACTACAACAAAACCACCCAACGAGCATTGTTTACCTTAATGAGGCTGGCTTGAGCGACTGTCCCCTAGATGCAACTCACGGACGGTATATTGGTGGTAGTGCGATGGTCTGCGAGCGAGAGCGCTCCATGCGAATGGATGGCTGCCAATCGGCATGTTGTGAGAGCAAGCATGTTTCTCATTTAGGCAGCGGTCAGAActtcgccgcatgcgattttaccGCAAGCTTTTGTATGGAATGTGAAGTTTATGACAGCTGCTGCGAATTTGACGCATGCGGCgttgcggcaaaatcaaaatcgtttgattttgccgcaCGCCGCATGCGGCGTCATCTgtcatttcaataattttggTGAAGGTATCCGTATGTTATTAACTTCATCAACATGGTGCCGGACGAAGAAAAATTGATCTCTTTAGTTCAAGAAAAAAGATGTTTGTGGTCTCATAAAGACGCAAAATATAAAGACAAGGTGAGTATTATATTGCATGTCGATGGTATTTAGTAGTATGTACATTTCGCGTTAGCAACAAAACATGGGAGTATGTACCGTCTCCTAGCTGTAGTCGGGACTATCATATGAAATGTtaagcataaataaaaaagtgttcTAACCTGAGATAACGTATGTTTCCCCTTATCGCAGTAACTTGTTTGCCATAGGTTACTTATTCGGCACTACAACCGCAGTGTGATTGATCATGCAGGAGTGGTCTTCTTTGCCTCTCGAGGACCTCGTGCCAGTTTTGTTAAGCATGAACACTTCCTCCACGATAAACGTCTCTTTCCTTCCCGTAAATCCTTCCTCTCCCTTCCAGCGCTTCCCACTACACCCAGTGACGGGTCTTCCGGTACGGGTTGCCCTCGACTTAAACTATGCATCGCAAAACTCGCACGGGTACAACGGTTTCCGCGTGTGAGGCGTTGCTACGAGTTGCTTCTGACAAATCTTATACTTGAACAGCTTGCCACATTCTCCGCACTCAAAGTGTTCTCCCGTGTGTAATTgctttttgtgatttttcagCGTAAAAATGGTTCGGGCTGACGTGTCCGTAAACATCGCACCGGCAGTACTTACTTGCCCACCTCCACATGCTTGCAGCGCACTTGTTAGTGCAAGTTGAACTTCCCGTTCAGCCGCTTGTCACAGTGAGGAGTCAAACTTCTCGATCGTATAGATACCGTGGTTCTGTTTGATGTGCCGTACCATGCTGCTGGAAAAGTTATTGCCACCCAAATCGCAAATGTAGTATTTGCGTACTGTGTCGTGTATCTGTGCGAAATGGTGCTACAGGAACCAGACGTTTACCGTCTTGCCACAAATCTTCGTTTCGTGTACGGGTCGTGTATAACATCGTTTCCTGTACGGGCAGGTGGCgattcgtgctgctgctgtgtgtgaaACGTTCAGTCACAGTTCTGGCAGGATAATGTTGGTCCCTCATCAACGTGCTGATGGGCATAGCTGCGCATTATGGCGTTAATTGCAAATCTCGCACTAGATCGTCTTGCGTCTGTTTCCGTGTTCCTCCCCACTCCCCCCGCCACTGATGCGTTTTTTACTTCCGCCCAAACGAACTGGAACGATTCTGAATAGGAACTGAATACGAGGGCCTAAATTATCACTCCGGATTCTAATCCATTGCAGATATTGGTCGATAAGACCTCGAAGTGCCTTCATTCTCACTGAAAATATTGATGTTATTAATCTCAGTGTTAACGAGTCCAATTCAACTAAGTTACCCAatctttttcccttctttatCCACCCACGAAGCTTGTATAAGAAACGTTCTGACACGTGTTGTAAAAAAAGATACACATCTCCATCTATTGTTgcaaattcaaatatttatttgaaaCTTAAGTAACAGAGTAATAGCTCCGCGATGTACTTTATATTCTATGCGCATCGAAATATGTTTTGAAATATTCCCTGATCCCTATAGCTGCTTGTGACGTTGCATTATTATGTCGGCCAATAATTTGATGACAAGTGCACGAACTAGTTAAAGATGAATTAACTGGATCTTGGAAATGAATGCACATATTGTGGAGGATACAGGCTGCTCttacaataattaaaacatgGTCTGGTGCAACTTGAagttcatttttcaaacacCGCAATTTGCTAACCAATATTCCAAACGCGCATTCCACACAACGCCTTGCCCTGCTTGATCTGTAGTTAAAGTAGTCTTGTAATTGTCCTTTTTCATTGTCAAGGTTGGTGGCAGGATATGGACTAAGTAAATATGGCTTAAGGGGATAGCCTTAATCTCCTAAAAACacatgtggcatatttttttcgGTACCGGGAAGAGGTTTTGGAGGTGGAATATTCAGTTTGTTTGAATTAATTAACGGAAATAACGACGATGATTTGAAAACACCTGCATCACTGCATCTTCCGAATTCTCCTATATCAATTGCAATAAATTAGCAATCTGCACCTGACACAGCTTGTAAGTGTACGGAGAAAAAATGTTTGTAGTCGAAATATTGTGATCCTGTATTGGAAGGAGCTTTTATCTTTCTATGCTTCCCATCTATTGTATCGATACAGTTAGGAACAATCCATTTTTCTTTGAATTGTGTTTCAACATTCTCCCATAATTTTGTTGTTGGGTACGGCATATACTCATACTTGAGCTGCTCCCATACGGCGTTACACGTTTCATGAACTATCAATGCGACCGTATTGTGTGCCATTTCGCGAAAATTGAATGCTAACGCTCTGAAGCTCATACCATTCCAAAGAAACCTGAAAAAAGGgtaatttatttttcgttaTACACTAATTTATGTTCGTTCTTTTTTACACGACATATTTGACAAAAAATACAGCGCAATGAACCAGCCATCCGGATCCGGATATAAGTATATGGGTTGGAAGTATTTCAACCAAATGTCCTTCCTAAAAGAAGTACAGAAATCTCGTCCAAGAATAGGAAATTTGCCAACATGTGAAGGTAATTATTGGTTATATATTTGGTGAGTCAATTTTGTAGCTATTGCTCCTACAAGAAAGCGTTCCAAGGAAAAGCCTGCTGATAATGCTTTGGAAGCATGATTAGAAATAGATCGCGAAAAACAGCAGCTATTGCGAGACATTGAAATGCGGAAAAGCGAAAAGAATAAATCTACTAACTATTGTTTTCTGAATAGTTTGATAGAACCGCTAAATTCACTTCCGCTTGTTGCGCAATTGAATATAAAAGAGCAGTTCACTGCAATTTTGCACGCGGCATTGAGAGAAAATGCACAAAACACTGAAAATCTgatgtaaaataaagtttttttccttacaaaaaaaaaaaacaaatttttcattAATTAGTATCGTCAACACCCACCTCGAGAAAGGAAAGAACGCGTAGTCTCAATtaaaggctgctgctgcttataaAAATTGCAGTGGCTTTGATTATATATTAGTGATGaacgggtcgacccgaacctacCGGGTCGGAGCCTTCCGTAAGTGACCCGGAGTCATTCGGGTCGACtcgaaaggtacaagtaggttcagtagGTGCAACAACTCCGAtaggtgcaagaaagcataagtgacaccgacccgttggtgcaacgagttcgggttGGGTCGGGCCAAGGTGGATTCATTCCGACCCgcgggtgcagcgagttcgagTCGACCCGACTGATGAGTAGGTGACAAGCGACTTCGACCCGTTGGTACAGCGAGTTCTGGTCGAGTATTGAACCTACCTTGACCCAACCCGAAATGCACCAACGTGTCGGAATCGAGActgctttcttgcacctacCGGATTTCCGGAATCGTTGCACCTACTGAACCTCCTTGAATCTTACGGGTCgtttcgaacgactccgagtTGCTTCCGGATGTCTCCAATCCGGTTGGTGCGGGTCGAGCAGGACATCACTACTTCACAAACCACACAATCAATCGTCGATATCGGTTGAGTGTGTTTAAATGTATTGTACTAACGAATGAGTAAAATCGGTTATGTGTGGAAGTGTAGATCGTGCGGGAAAATATTGCTCCGTATGTAGTTGAATGTTTTGATCAACAAAGTGGTGTACAGATTAAAGATTCTctctttttgaatgttttattttcaggaCAAACCATTTACCATGGATATATTTGCAGCAGTCAAAAATTCCAGTGACCTGAAGAAGCTAACCGCGGATGAGGAAGGGTTGGTTCGTCTTTTGCTGGAAGCTGAACTTTTGCCGCCAACACAACAATGCAGCAAGTGCAAGAGGCAAATGAAACTGAAGGTAACCAAGCGCTCCAATGCTTGCAAATGGATTTGCAAGCCTACATCGAGCTGCACCGGCTGGGAATGTACTGTCCGCACGGATAGTACTTTCAAAAATTCGAGGCTGTCTCTATCCCAGTTGATGGAGATAACCTTCTAGTGGTCTCGGAATACGACGCGGATGGTTGCGGAAGCTGAATGTGCAGCcggtaatttatttttagtatttttttcaatcagtCGGTTTCGataaattttttgttttgttttatttttattgtaggTAAGACAGCCATTCtaaaatggttcaaaataCTCCCACCGACAACAGATCGCAGGCGAAGGGCTCGCTATGGAGATCGACGAGTCCGTCATTACCAAACAGAAGTACCACAGAGGACGGATCGCGGACAACAACCAGGTTTGGCTGGTCGGTGGTATATGTCGGGAGACAATAGAGATTTTTCTGGAGCTGGTTCAGAAACGCGACGCTGGCAACTTGCAGGGCATCATTATGAACAATGTGGCCCCCGGAACGACAATTGTGACGGATGGTTGGCGTGCCTACATCGGATTAGACGGAAAAGGCTATGAGCACGAGATGATAAACAATTCCGAAAATTTTGTCGACCCAAGCGTTCCATtagtacacacacagaccatcGAGAATTCATGGCGCTGGGTCAAGCCCTTTTTAAGATCTAAAGGCACAAACCGGGGAGCATTGATTGAATATATACGCGAGTACCAGCTTAAGCGAGCCCAGCCTAACAATTTCATTACCATCTTGCGTGCCATCCAATCAGTTCAGGAGTTTGAGTAAGTATTAACATATTCTTCTTcgtatttttaaacactttaaaTTCATCGAGCTCTTTCCAGCTGGCTAGCTAATGCCAGGAAGCGGATGTATTATTATGCAACCGCTATCTTGGAACTCCGAATCCTACCTCCTCGTGGTGCTAGCTGGAATGCGACGTCAATTGCTGACGATCGTATACTAACAGGATCGGGGgactatgttttatttttatttatttatttttaattttttttctctctacatACTTAGCCTTGACCTTTTATTATCATTGACAATACAGCATACGTATTTTACTCGACCGTATgttaaacaataattatttgACTAAAGGAACATACTCTTAAAACTATCATCAGGACGATCACATGTTGGTACTAACCACTCCGCTTCGAACAGTCCTTTCCTATTCAGTTGGGCTCATGTTCGTAAAACACTGACCTTCCGCAACAGTGCTTAATGCCCGCTGTGGCCTGCGAGCGTTAAAATCTTCAATCGGTTTCTTTGGCTTCTCTGTTCTTCAATGAAGGAAAATAAGTTGATTGTTATGCACTAAACTAGTTTTccaaacaacatgctcgtcatgggctcaagcccctcatacgtaggactgactatcctgatcTGGGTGATCAATAGCTTAATTACACTGATACATccattagtggtacaggcatgCCATTAATGACAACAGTTATATCCAAAGACGAATAAGAGAAGTAAAAACACCTGACtacattgattgttttttcatGAAGCAGACTGACCAAACCTTTTCGCAAGCTAGTTCCATTTCTCACACAACGGTTTGGTTGATGATAGATATCGTATCCATCTCGATAACGCAGCACATTCTTTCTATTTGGCTTAACGACATACGCGTCGACCTATACAGGATTTCGAAACTGAtttagtaccacgcagccggttAGTTAATCcatgctacggggggacggtccgtatgaggtttgaacccatgacaggcatgttattAGGTCGTAAGAATTGATGACTGTATCACGGGACCGCACAGCGTTGGACTTTCTTGCTATTTATTgcgtaacaaataaataattgttatGCTTTATTTTCGCTATAGCTGACATACGTGGTCATGCAGACGTTATGTTTAGATGCTTACAAGACTTATTCGTATCACCTAATCGGACAGTTAATCACTGGTTGGTGTGTGCTGCGCGAGGGAATAGAACTACGTGAAACCTATACAGATACCAACTTTCTGCCATTAGGGTTTACGGAatgattaatatttttttcctatttgaaGTCACACCGTCATGAAGCTAGTTGAATAGGTCATCTAAAAAAATAGCCTAACCAATTATCCTACAATAACATatcatcaaaaacaaaacactagcTCTATCTTATCGTTGCAACGAAAGGTGCATGGCAGCGCCGAAATGAATGTAGCCATACCCTTCCACGCTCTCCTTAATATAGAACTGAAGCACTAAAGGTACCACGAGATGCTGGTCACGATCTTGTTCATCACAATGCAAAACCCATCAATTGCCATTCAAATACCACTACATGTAATAAGAGAAAgggtttaaaaaaactaaaggGTACAGGTACAGTATCAGACAATGAGATAGGGCCTCTTTTTATCatcgcaccgtgcacttgtttttcgtgtgtgtgtgtgtgtgtgtgtgtgtgtgtgtgtgtgtgtgtgtgtgagtaagtgtgtgtgtgtatgtgtgtgtgtttgtgtgtgtttgtgtgtgtgtgtgtgagtgtgtgtgtgtgtgtgtgtgtgtgtgtttgtgtgtgtttgtgtgtttgtttgtatgtttgtgtgtgtgtgtatgtgtgtgtgtgtgtgtgtgtgtatgtgtgtgtgtgtgtgtgtgtgtgtgtgtgtgtgtgtgtgtgtgtgtgtgtgtgtgtgtgtgtgtgtgtgtgtgtgtgtgtgtgtgtgtgtgtgtgtgtgtgtgtgtgtgtgtgtgtgtgtgtgtgtgtgtgtgtgtgtgtatgtgtgtgtgtatgtgtgtgtgtgtagtagaaaTAGAGactgctttttaatgtgtattagcaagtgcgcgggtttgtgtctgaaaaacgtagcttgccattatgtcatattgcgttgaaagtattctgataatgtgtgttatcatgtgaaacaacGTGCGttcacacttggataaaagctaaagtttgcatcgacagcagcgcttgttcctcggacgaaaacgcaggtgtgctgattgatgaatgtgcatgcgACAGcgatgcgaaatggacacgcgcacaatagcaatgaactcggcattccctcacaggtgtttctccggTGCACGCCATTCAAAGTCCtagttcttgacggtccaagtaAGCAacgttagtaacaatgggtcgaggtaaacattgtaccgattatcagcgccatattataaagcgaatggcggctgctggcattaagcgcaaaacgatcgagttcgt encodes the following:
- the LOC133391589 gene encoding selenoprotein V-like — its product is MPGLIPKPVLLPMPVLIPMPVLKSVPVLIPVPILLPMPILLPMPSLIPMPTLFPKPVLIPVPFLMPEPVLIPVPFLMPEPVLIPVPVLIPVPVLISVPVLISLLVQVPIAVPISIAVLTPFPVLIRSDLHSFF
- the LOC133390968 gene encoding uncharacterized protein LOC133390968 produces the protein MEIDESVITKQKYHRGRIADNNQVWLVGGICRETIEIFLELVQKRDAGNLQGIIMNNVAPGTTIVTDGWRAYIGLDGKGYEHEMINNSENFVDPSVPLVHTQTIENSWRWVKPFLRSKGTNRGALIEYIREYQLKRAQPNNFITILRAIQSVQEFE
- the LOC133390966 gene encoding uncharacterized protein LOC133390966; translated protein: MSFRALAFNFREMAHNTVALIVHETCNAVWEQLKYEYMPYPTTKLWENVETQFKEKWIVPNCIDTIDGKHRKIKAPSNTGSQYFDYKHFFSVHLQAVSGADCYPLKPYLLSPYPATNLDNEKGQLQDYFNYRSSRARRCVECAFGILVSKLRCLKNELQVAPDHVLIIVRAACILHNMCIHFQDPVNSSLTSSCTCHQIIGRHNNATSQAAIGIREYFKTYFDAHRI
- the LOC133390967 gene encoding uncharacterized protein LOC133390967, yielding MNQPSGSGYKYMGWKYFNQMSFLKEVQKSRPRIGNLPTCEGNYWLEIDREKQQLLRDIEMRKSEKNKSTNYCFLNSLIEPLNSLPLVAQLNIKEQFTAILHAALRENAQNTENLM